One Chlamydiales bacterium genomic window, GTTGTACTAAACAGTTTTCTAATTTTTCTCGCTGTTTATCGAATTTTCTGATTTGCTCGTTTCCTATTTTCAAGAGATGTTGAATATTTTTTCTTGAATCGATCCTTTCTTTAGGATCAGGACCTAAATTTTGTTTACATATTATCTTTGTCAGGACCTGATTTCCTATGAAAACTCCAATCAATCCTCCTAAAACATAGGGAAAAGTGACACAAGCTACGAGAAACACGGTGACAGCTACTGTAAGAAGCACTTGACGAGTAGCATTTTCATCGAGTCTTTTAATGCCGTTATTTAGAATATTCCATGGGGTGTATTTTAAGCTTTTTTGAGGGTCGTCATGACAAAAGACTTGAGTTGCAAGAACAGCTCCACAACACCCCACTCCAATTCCAATAGAAAAACCAATTGTGAGAGGTCTTGCAACAGCTTGAAAGCCATATAGCGCGCCGGTTGATATGATGATAAAAGACCAAGCTAAAAGATACCCGATAATCTGCTTCCAGTTTTTTTTAATAAACCTTACAACCGCTCGAACAGATGAGGATCTTGAAACTCTTTCACCAAAACCAGTGAATGCTTCTTTGATACAATTCACACTCATAGAGAGGATTTTATGAAAAACAGAAAATTTTAGCAAACTGTAATTTTTTGTCGACACAAGGAATAGTTGACCTTAATATCAATCTTATTGTTTAATCTTTGTTTTTCTTATTGAACTAGTATAAAGGGATAATGGCGAAAGAAGATATGATTAAAGTTGAGGGGGTTGTAGAAGAGCTGCTTCCCAATATGCATTTTCGTGTCCTTATATTGGAGAACAAAATGATCGTCATTGCTCATCTTTGTGGAAAGATGCGTATGCGTAATATTCGTGTTTTAACTGGAGATAAAGTCACTGTTGAAATGTCTCCTTATGATCTTTCTAAAGCGCGTATTATCTATCGACATCGTGATATTAGGGATAAAAGTTGATTTATTTTAGATTTATCACGTAGGATGTGCTCTTTTTACATCAGTCATGTGCCCAGATAGCTCAGTGGTAGAGCACTTGCATGGTAAGCAAGCGGTCGTAGGTTCAATTCCTATTTTGGGCATAGAAAATTTAAAAAGATTTATTTTAAACTATTTAAAAAAGAGGATTCATAAATGGCTAAGGCAAAATATCAAAGAACTAAGCCGCACATCAATATAGGGACAATTGGCCATGTTGACCACGGTAAAACGACTCTTACAGCAGCTATTACTAAAGTACTGGCTGAGGAAGGAGGAGCTACCTTTCGCGACTATCTTTCAATTGATAACACTCCTGAGGAGAAACAGCGTGGAATTACGATTAATTCGAGCCATGTTGAGTACCAAACAGCAAAACGCCATTACGCACACGTGGATTGTCCAGGCCATGCCGATTATGTGAAAAACATGATTACAGGGGCTGCTCAGATGGATGGTGGAATCCTTGTGGTTGCGGCAACAGATGGTGCAATGCCTCAAACAAAAGAACATATTCTTCTAGCTCGCCAAGTGGGTGTGCCATACATTGTGGTTTTTCTCAACAAGTGTGATATGGTGGGTGAAAGTGATCAAGAGTTGATTGAGCTGGTTGAGATGGAACTTTTAGAACTTCTTGAAGAGAAGGGCTACAAAGACACCCCAATTATCAAAGGTTCTGCGCTTAGAGCTTTGGAGGGAGATCCAAAATATGTTCAGAGCATTAAAGATTTGATGCAGACGGTTGATGAACACATTTTAACACCAACACGCGAAATAGATAAGCCTTTTCTTATGCCAATTGAAGATGTTTTTTCTATTTCCGGACGTGGAACAGTCGCAACTGGTCGAGTTGAAAGAGGTTCTGTTAAACTTAACGATAAAATCCAAATTGTTGGATTGGGAAAGACACGCGATACAGTGGCTACTGGTCTTGAAATGTTTAATAAAATTCTTGAAGAAGCCAACGCTGGAGAAAATGTTGGAGTGCTACTCAGAGGTGTAGAGAAAAAAGATATCGAACGCGGAATGGTACTTTGTGCTCCTGGTTCTGTAACACCACATAAGAAGTTTAAAGGTGCTGTTTATATTTTAACTAAAGATGAGGGAGGCCGGCATAAGCCATTTTTTACAGGATATCGTCCCCAGTTCTATCTCCGAACAACAGATGTGACTGGTACTGTAGAGCTTCCTGCTGGTACAGAAATGGTTATGCCTGGTGATAATATTGAAATTACAGCTGAACTCATTTCAGTAGTTGCAATGGAAGAAGGAATGCGTTTTGCTATCCGAGAAGGCGGTCGTACAATCGGTGCTGGAACAATTTCTCAAATTATCGAGTAGGAGAGTAAAAGACCTATCTTGTGAGCTTTTTGCATTACAATGGGTGTGTAGCTCAGCTTGGTAGAGCAGCGGTCTCCAAAGCCGCCGGTCGGGGGTTCGAGTCCCTCCGCACTCGAATGTTGTAATGAACATCGGTAGCAAGTTATTTTTTAATTCTTCTTAGGGCCTTTTTATAAGTTCAGATGACCATGCACAGGGGCGATATGAAAGATGAATGGTAAAAAAAATCAATTAAATGTTTCAAAGAAATTGCAAAGCCGAAAATGGGTTACATTTTGTGGAGAAGTTAAACAAGAGCTCAAGAAAGTTGATTGGACAGATAAGGAAGAACTTAAGAAGTATACAAAGATTGTTCTATTAAGTACTTTTATTTTCGGGATGTTTGTCTATTTTGTCGATTTGCTAATTCAAGGATTCTTGGGCGGAGTGAATTTAATTTTTAAATTTTTTATAGGATAATTTTTCATGCATAAGTGGTATGTTGTCCAAGTTTTTACCGCCCAAGAAAAGAAAGTAAAAAAAGCTCTTGAAGAATTTCGTGAGTCTTCTGGTTTATTGGACTTTATTCAAGAAATTTTACTTCCTACAGAAAATGTGATGGAGGTGAAGAAAGGGGAGCATAAAATTAGTGAAAAACGGATTTGGCCTGGCTATGTCTTAATCAAAATGGTCTTGACTGATGAGTCTTGGCAGTATGTTAAGGCGACAACAGGAGTCATTGATTTTTTAGGTGGAGACAAGCCTACAGCATTGACAGATAATGAAGTGAAAGAAATTTTAGCAGATTTGGAATCGAAGAAGAAAGGAGTCACTCAAAAGCATAAATTTGAGTTGGGCAGTCGAGTGAAGATTAATGATGGAGTCTTTGTAAACTTTATTGGTAACGTAGTCGAAGTTTTTCAGGAAAAAGGACGTTTGAGTGTCATGGTTTCTATTTTTGGACGAGACACACGTGTAGATGATCTTGAGTTTTGGCAAGTTGAAGAAGTGGGGCCAGAAACAGATGGATGAGAAAAAATTTCCATTTACTCTTTAAAAACACTACCTTGAAAAAACCTGTCTAATTATAATGATTCGCCACTAGAAAAAGATAAAGTAAGCATTATGGCTAAAAAAGTTATCAAAGTCATTAAACTACAAATCTCTGCTGGGAAAGCAAACCCAGCACCTCCTATTGGGCCAGCATTAGGAGCAGCAGGCCTAAATATTATGGCATTTTGCAAGGAGTTTAATGCAAAAACACAAGATAAAATTGGCGATATTCTTCCAGTTGAAATTATTGTCTATCAAGATAAGAGTTTTACTTTTCAGACAAAACAGCCTCCTGTTGCTGAAATGATTAAAAAAAAGATTTCTGTTGAAAAAGGATCTAGCACTCCAAATCGCGATAAAATAGGGAAGTTAACAAATAAGCAAGTGCAAGAAATCGCTGAAAAAAAATATGAGGACATGGGGGTTCGTTCTATGGCTTCTGCCATGCGAATGGTTGAAGGAACAGCGAAGAGTATGGGAATAGATATAGACCTTCAGAATTAGGAAAATAGATGGGGTATAAAAGCAAACGCATTCGAAAAATTACATCATTGATTGATAAATCTGCTCTTCATTCTTTTGATGAAGCCGTGGAGATTTTACAAAAATGTCCACCCGTTAAATTTGATCAAACTCTTGATCTGTCTGTTAGATTAGGTGTGGATCCAAAGAAATCTGATCAGAATGTTAGAGGGACGGTTTCTTTGCCAAATGGAACAGGAAAATCACTTCGTGTACTTGTATTTGCTGCTGGTGAAAAAAAGAAAGAAGCCTTAGATGCTGGCGCTGAGTATGCAGGTAGTGAGGAGTTATTTGAAAAAGTGAAAGAAGGTTGGACTGATTTTGATGTTGTAGTTGCTACTCCTGATATGATGCGAGAAGTTGGAAAGTTAGGTAAAGTATTAGGTCCTAGAGGTTTAATGCCAACGCCGAAAGGTGGTACTGTAACAACTAACGTTGCACAAGCAGTGAATGAAATAAAGCAAGGAAAGATCGAATTTAAAGTTGATCGTCATGGGTTGTGTAATAATGGAATAGGAAAGCTTTCTTTCAACAAAGAGAAGCTTTTGGAAAATGTTCATGCGTTTCTTTCAGCAATTGGCCGTGCCAAACCTGCCTCTGCTAAAGGACAGTATTTTGTTTCATGTACTCTTTCTTCAACTATGGGTCCTGGTCTAAAAATTGATCTCCGTGAGATCCCATACATATAATAAGGTAAAAGTGAGAACAGAGAAAAAATTTCTTCTTGGTGCAATTAAAGATAAAATCGAAAACTCTAATGGGTTTGTAATTACTTGTTATAAAGATTTTTCAGCAGCACGAGCTCGTCAATTTCGTGATCAAATTGCTCAAATAGGAGGGGAATTCGAAGTTGTTCCTAAACGTGTTTTTATTAAAGCAGCTTTTGACCAAGGAATTGAAATTAATCCTACTTATCTTGAGGGGCATATTGGAGTAGTGTTTTCCTTAAATGATCTTACTCAACTGATTAAAACCACTGTAAAATATGGGGATGATCATGATCAATCTATCAAAGTCTTAGGTGGGCATATTGAAGGAGAATTTTGTACTGCTGAAGAAGTTACAACGATTGCCACTCTTCCAAGTCTGGATGAAATGCGTGCACAAATTCTTGGTCTTTTTGAGGCTCCATTGTCTCATTCTGTAGGAGCAATCCAGGCTCTCCTTACTGCTCTTCCTTATTGTTTAGAAGAGAAAGGAAAGAAAGACTAAAATCGTTTAAATTTTTTTAATTAGAGGTAAATAAAGTGACTACGGAAAATTTAGAAGGGATTGTTGAAACTCTTAGTAATTTGAAAGTAAAAGATCTTGCTAAGTTAAAAAAAATGTTAGAAGAATCATGGGATGTCACAGCAGCCGCTCCAACCAGTATTGCTGTTGCTCCAGCGAGTGTTGTTGAAGAGAAAGTTGAAGAAGCCACAGATTTTCAAGTTACTTTAAAAGAGGTGCCTGCAGATAAAAAAATTAGTGTCATTAAAGTAGTTCGAGAAATTACGGGTCTTGGTTTAAAGGAAGCAAAAGAAATTGCTGAGAGTGCTCCTAAAGTTTTGAAAGAACGAGTTCCTAAAGCAGAAGCAGAAGAGATTCTTAAAAAGATCGAAGCTACTGGTGCTAAGGCTATAATGCAAGGGGTTTCATGACCATTATTTTTATCTCTGTAAGTTACAAATTGTTTTCATAGCTTGAGGCTTTATATATTGGAGTTTCTTGTTTTTAAAAATTTAATTTTAATTCCTAATTATATTTATTTGTGGCTAGAGGTTTTTTAAGGAATATTCTTCGAAAATCTTTTTTTTCTGTATGGGGATTGATAATAAGCTGTTATCAATGCCTTTTTTCATTCTAAGAAGAGATGTTACATAGTTCTACAAAAAAAGCTAGGGAGCAAGCACATGCTAAAGAGACGGCCAGATCGGATCAGCTTTGTTAAGAAGGAAGAAATTATTGATCTTCCTAATCTAATTGAAATTCAACTTAAATCGTATAACCAGTTTTTACAAGCTGATAAATTTGCAGAGGATAGAGAAAATATTGGTTTAGAAGAGGTTTTTAGGGAAATTTTTCCTATTAAATCTTATGATGAAAAAACAATTTTAGAGTACCTTACTTATAATCTTGGAGTTCCTAAGTACTCACCTGAAGAGTGTATTCGTCGTGGAATTACCTATAATGTGACCTTAAAAGTGCATTTTCGTTTGACTGACGAAACAGGAATTAAAGAAGAAGAAGTCTATATGGGCACAGTCCCTGTGATGACTGAAAAAGGGACTTTTATTATTAATGGTGCTGAGCGTGTTGTAGTCTCTCAACTTCATCGATCTCCTGGTATTAATTTTGAGCAAGAACGCCATTCAAAAGGGATGATTTTGTCCGCTTTTAGAATTATTCCCTACCGCGGAAGCTGGCTTGAGGCTGCATTTGATATTAATGACTTTATTCATATCTATGTGGATCGTAAGAAACGCCGTCGTAAAATTCTGGCAACAACCTTTATCCGCGCTCTTGGATATTCTACTGATGCCGATATTATTGAAGAGTTTTTTAGCGTTGTTGAAGTGAATTTGAAAAGTGAGAATGATTTTGCAAAATTTGTTGGTCGAATACTTGCTCATGATCTGATTGATAGTGAAAGTGGTCTTGTTTACGGTAAAGCAGGTGAGAAATTAAGTACAGCTATGCTTAAACGCATTTTTGATGCGGGTATTAAAACATTCAAACTAGCTGAAGATGTTGATGAGAATCATCCGATTATTAAGATGCTGGCTAAAGATCCAACGGATTCTTATGAATCAGCTTTGAAAGATTTTTATCGTAAGATCCGCCCTGGTGAACCTGCAACCCTTTCAAATGCTCGCTCTGTGATCATGCGTCTATTTTTTGATCCTAAGCGTTATAATTTAGGACGAGTTGGTCGCTATAAACTCAACCGAAAATTAGGTTTTGAAATCAATGATGATGCTCTGTCAATTATTACTCTTAGAAAAGAAGATGTTGTTGGTGCATTGAAGTATTTGATTCGTTTGAGAGATGGTGAAGAAAACATGCAACTTGATGATATTGATCATCTTGCTAATAGGCGTGTGCGTTCTGTCGGTGAACTCATTCAAAATCAGTGTCGAGTGGGTTTAGCTAGAATGGAGAAAATCATTAAAGAACGGATGAATTTATTTGATTTTTCTTCTGACACATTAACCCCAGGTAAGATTGTTTCAGCAAAAGGATTAGCAGGGGTTTTAAAAGACTTTTTTGGTCGTTCACAGCTATCTCAGTTTATGGATCAGACGAATCCAGTAGCTGAATTAACTCA contains:
- the infA gene encoding translation initiation factor IF-1, producing the protein MAKEDMIKVEGVVEELLPNMHFRVLILENKMIVIAHLCGKMRMRNIRVLTGDKVTVEMSPYDLSKARIIYRHRDIRDKS
- the tuf gene encoding elongation factor Tu is translated as MAKAKYQRTKPHINIGTIGHVDHGKTTLTAAITKVLAEEGGATFRDYLSIDNTPEEKQRGITINSSHVEYQTAKRHYAHVDCPGHADYVKNMITGAAQMDGGILVVAATDGAMPQTKEHILLARQVGVPYIVVFLNKCDMVGESDQELIELVEMELLELLEEKGYKDTPIIKGSALRALEGDPKYVQSIKDLMQTVDEHILTPTREIDKPFLMPIEDVFSISGRGTVATGRVERGSVKLNDKIQIVGLGKTRDTVATGLEMFNKILEEANAGENVGVLLRGVEKKDIERGMVLCAPGSVTPHKKFKGAVYILTKDEGGRHKPFFTGYRPQFYLRTTDVTGTVELPAGTEMVMPGDNIEITAELISVVAMEEGMRFAIREGGRTIGAGTISQIIE
- the secE gene encoding preprotein translocase subunit SecE; the protein is MNGKKNQLNVSKKLQSRKWVTFCGEVKQELKKVDWTDKEELKKYTKIVLLSTFIFGMFVYFVDLLIQGFLGGVNLIFKFFIG
- the nusG gene encoding transcription termination/antitermination protein NusG — translated: MHKWYVVQVFTAQEKKVKKALEEFRESSGLLDFIQEILLPTENVMEVKKGEHKISEKRIWPGYVLIKMVLTDESWQYVKATTGVIDFLGGDKPTALTDNEVKEILADLESKKKGVTQKHKFELGSRVKINDGVFVNFIGNVVEVFQEKGRLSVMVSIFGRDTRVDDLEFWQVEEVGPETDG
- the rplK gene encoding 50S ribosomal protein L11 — translated: MMAKKVIKVIKLQISAGKANPAPPIGPALGAAGLNIMAFCKEFNAKTQDKIGDILPVEIIVYQDKSFTFQTKQPPVAEMIKKKISVEKGSSTPNRDKIGKLTNKQVQEIAEKKYEDMGVRSMASAMRMVEGTAKSMGIDIDLQN
- the rplA gene encoding 50S ribosomal protein L1 — translated: MGYKSKRIRKITSLIDKSALHSFDEAVEILQKCPPVKFDQTLDLSVRLGVDPKKSDQNVRGTVSLPNGTGKSLRVLVFAAGEKKKEALDAGAEYAGSEELFEKVKEGWTDFDVVVATPDMMREVGKLGKVLGPRGLMPTPKGGTVTTNVAQAVNEIKQGKIEFKVDRHGLCNNGIGKLSFNKEKLLENVHAFLSAIGRAKPASAKGQYFVSCTLSSTMGPGLKIDLREIPYI
- the rplJ gene encoding 50S ribosomal protein L10, which gives rise to MRTEKKFLLGAIKDKIENSNGFVITCYKDFSAARARQFRDQIAQIGGEFEVVPKRVFIKAAFDQGIEINPTYLEGHIGVVFSLNDLTQLIKTTVKYGDDHDQSIKVLGGHIEGEFCTAEEVTTIATLPSLDEMRAQILGLFEAPLSHSVGAIQALLTALPYCLEEKGKKD
- the rplL gene encoding 50S ribosomal protein L7/L12; this translates as MTTENLEGIVETLSNLKVKDLAKLKKMLEESWDVTAAAPTSIAVAPASVVEEKVEEATDFQVTLKEVPADKKISVIKVVREITGLGLKEAKEIAESAPKVLKERVPKAEAEEILKKIEATGAKAIMQGVS